In a genomic window of Platichthys flesus chromosome 24, fPlaFle2.1, whole genome shotgun sequence:
- the LOC133950291 gene encoding uncharacterized protein LOC133950291, translated as MNLREEHPPRSRLRVVPPVSSRTLQHPSLLPLYLAAGLARHHGGWDNPTGESTSVRQLHAAAQHLSHSGVSSPVHAITPDEFYYTDPTGSCGTRIPNMLTDFGFYDCFQLNTPPPLMSSCVNPSNRPDPFSLGPHPTRELGRLDWNMNPIRLPVKTSQAIIQLTPEEDQAVTHLLKLRYQEFGPDDETPTKEVYQPSSRDGKHQSQEDLGNKPQAGIHWSETELEAAETLLNFYSWTKQSGLSASRNHPPHQDMDLALGTET; from the exons ATGAACCTCCGAGAAGAACATCCACCC aGGTCCAGGCTGCGGGTGGTCCCCCCAGTCTCCTCCCGGACCCTGCAGCACCCCTCCCTCCTGCCCCTGTACCTGGCCGCTGGGCTCGCTCGACATCATGGAGGCTGGGACAACCCCACAGGTGAGTCCACATCCGTGCGACAGCTTCACGCAGCCGCGCAACATCTGTCTCACTCCGGCGTCTCCTCCCCAGTCCACGCCATCACCCCCGACGAGTTCTACTACACTGACCCCACCGGGAGCTGTGGGACGAGGATCCCCAACATGCTGACTGATTTTGGG TTTTACGATTGTTTCCAGCTCAACACTCCACCGCCCTTGATGTCCTCCTGCGTGAACCCATCGAACCGCCCAGACCCATTTAGTCTCGGGCCTCACCCCACTAGAGAACTGGGCCGCCTGGATTGGAACATGAACCCCATCCGTTTACCAGTGAAGACCAGCCAGGCCATTATCCAGCTCACCCCGGAGGAGGACCAGGCGGTCACTCACCTCCTCAAACTGCGCTACCAGGAGTTTGGACCAGATGATGAGACCCCCACTAAGGAAGTGTACCAGCCCTCCTCCAGGGACGGGAAACATCAAAGTCAGGAGGATTTGGGGAATAAGCCGCAGGCGGGAATACATTGGTCGGAAACGGAGCTTGAAGCGGCTGAAACCCTTCTGAATTTCTATAGCTGGACTAAACAATCAGGGCTCAGTGCCTCCAGAAATCATCCGCCACACCAGGATATGGATTTGGCGTTAGGCACCGAAACCTAA
- the arhgef15b gene encoding rho guanine nucleotide exchange factor 15 isoform X2, with protein MSVQEVSRSQTLPPALKPEAKQRPEIPPKPSSQTDSPPPGDRGDGTSISSGKVKRIVHKFSRQDSESEEAEERPNGTSEFTPIKRLKRPPTIKPKPGRCSLQLPIKAEQAPPLPMKRSRILKKPTKSVGGDEGVGVEGGRSAPDGKEVDLQLIGGGDAEAAHGPDTPLSPGCDPGCGCVCHRQRPGMKLIWVPVEVDDGEEEEEEEEVGGEEEDETDVEEQTGEEGEEYEEIELDRDGQDEDAFSEPDETDMPNMKQEKSKFNHSLDILIGDGFRRRSDPGPPIVLASLAVTRSQSPPVPPKQTKSPPVHQTPLQEEEEEDNIYEATLPFFNPAPKNTAPVSKELDIPLIKVLKPAPRSKLSYSTSDPTSEFQMKAEPKDVPPAIPPRMPVIPDSHCLSPMHRVGIPLPQPTLEEWRALRPSSPSGLQRAITPPLQPHRPPPPPPNTDPRRLSSASMQSLTKREAEENGGHEGDKDDLMEELNNSLRRESLFSWESRLQDEPLYQTYRASVINKEIRRQTVCRNISKASVDFAMDLTARRSGAGAGAGAGSGPPRGSPVAPPHQSTLWQDLPTVRDSGVLETLTPEQCKYQESMFEVLTSEASYLRSLRVLIENFRDSRELEDTMIIRDTKTLFSNILRVREVSERFLKDLEERIFEDLVFPDICDIIHYHAQHKFPAYIDYVRNQIYQEKTFTALMKNNVAFAGVITRLQESPQCQRLPFMSFLLLPFQRITRIKMLTENILKRTKEGTKEEEAASKALDSMSKIINECNTQVGKMRQMEELIHVSQTLEFDKLKAIPIISQNRFLEKKGELQEMSKGGTIFNMRAKFTPVHLFLFNDLLVIAVKKGAERFVVMDHAHRSLVQLQPMDEGGSGGGSSGSGSGPYDNCFNLTLLENHQGRMMERLFKAPSQSDMHRWMAAFPNPTKMATDEDEVIYEDWDCPQVQCVEQYIAQQADELTLEPTEIVNIIRKTNEGWYEGSRLSDGEKGWFPVGNVIEITNEHMRRRNLRERYRVIQAASMVSTTKTRTLT; from the exons ATGTCTGTCCAGGAAGTGTCCCGGAGTCAGACGCTGCCTCCAGCTCTCAAACCCGAGGCCAAGCAAAGGCCGGAGATCCCCCCCAAGCCCTCATCTCAAACCGACTCCCCCCCTCCGGGAGACAGAGGTGACGGTACGAGCATCTCCTCCGGGAAAGTCAAAAGGATTGTACACAAGTTCAGCAGGCAGGACTCTGAgtcagaggaagcagaagagcGACCCAACGGTACCTCGGAGTTCACACCGATCAAGCGGCTCAAGAGGCCGCCGACAATAAAGCCCAAACCCGGCCGCTGCAGCCTGCAGCTTCCGATAAAGGCGGAGCAGGCTCCTCCGCTCCCCATGAAGAGGAGTCGCATCCTGAAGAAACCGACGAAGAGCGTGGGAGGAGACGAGGGCGTCGGCGTGGAGGGAGGCCGATCAG CGCCTGATGGAAAGGAGGTGGATctgcagctgattggaggaggtGACGCGGAGGCTGCGCACGGCCCGGACACGCCCCTCAGTCCCGGCTGTGACCCGGGCTGCGGCTGCGTGTGCCACCGCCAGCGGCCTGGCATGAAACTGATATGGGTGCCGGTGGAAGTGGAtgatggtgaggaggaggaggaggaggaggaggtcggaggcgaggaggaggatgagactGATGTGGAGGAGCAgacgggggaggagggggaggagtaTGAGGAGATAGAGCTGGACAGGGACGGTCAGGACGAGGACGCGTTTTCGGAGCCCGATGAGACAGACATGCCAAACATGAAACAAGAGAAGTCGAAGTTCAACCACTCTCTGGACATTTTGATCGGCGATGGTTTCAGGCGGCGGTCGGACCCCGGGCCCCCCATTGTCCTCGCCTCTCTCGCTGTCACTCGCTCCCAGTCCCCGCCTGTTCCCCCAAAACAAACTAAGTCGCCCCCGGTCCACCAAACACCtctgcaagaagaagaagaagaagacaataTTTACGAGGCCACGCTTCCATTTTTCAACCCTGCTCCTAAAAATACAGCACCTGTGTCCAAGGAACTGGATATTCCTCTTATCAAGGTACTCAAACCGGCGCCTCGGTCTAAACTGTCCTACAGCACCTCAGACCCTACGTCCGAGTTTCAGATGAAGGCCGAACCGAAAGACGTGCCGCCCGCCATCCCGCCGAGGATGCCGGTGATTCCCGACAGCCACTGCCTCTCGCCGATGCACCGAGTCGGGATTCCTCTCCCCCAGCCCACCCTGGAGGAGTGGCGGGCCCTGCGCCCTTCCTCGCCCAGCGGCCTCCAACGAGCCATCACTCCGCCCCTGCAGCCGCACAGACCCCCGCCACCGCCACCAAACACAGACCCCCGGAGGCTCAGCAGCGCCTCCATGCAGTCCCTCACGAAGAGAG aAGCAGAGGAGAATGGAGGACATGAAGGAGATAAAGACGACCTAATGGAAGAACT GAACAACTCCCTCAGGAGGGAGTCTTTGTTCAGCTGGGAGTCCCGTCTGCAGGATG AGCCTCTTTACCAAACGTACCGCGCCAGTGTCATCAACAAGGAGATCCGACGGCAGACCGTTTGCCGTAACATCAGTAAGGCCAGCGTGGACTTTGCCATGGATCTGACGGCCCGTCGCTCCGGGGCCGGGGCCGGGGCCGGAGCAGGAAGCGGACCCCCCAGGGGCAGCCCTGTGGCCCCGCCCCATCAGAGCACTCTGTGGCAGGACCTGCCGACAGTGAGGGACAGCGGCGTGTTGGAGACACTCACCCCCGAGCAGTGCAAGTACCAGGAG AGCATGTTTGAGGTCCTGACGTCGGAGGCCTCGTACCTTCGATCCCTGCGCGTCCTGATCGAGAACTTCCGGGACAGCCGCGAGCTGGAGGACACCATGATCATCCGGGACACAAAGACTCTGTTCTCCAACATCCTGAGGGTCAGGGAGGTCAGCGAGAG GTTCCTGAAAGACCTGGAGGAGCGCATATTCGAGGACCTGGTCTTCCCCGACATCTGTGACATCATCCACTACCACGCCCAGCACAAGTTCCCCGCCTACATCGACTACGTCCGCAACCAGATCTACCAAGAAAAGACCTTCACTGCTCTCAT GAAGAACAACGTGGCGTTCGCCGGCGTCATCACTCGTCTCCAGGAGTCGCCGCAGTGCCAGCGGCTGCCCTTCATGTCCTTCCTGCTGCTCCCCTTCCAGCGCATAACGCGAATCAAAATGCTCACAGAG AACATCCTGAAGAGGACAAAGGAGGGGAcgaaagaggaggaggcggcctCCAAGGCTTTGGATTCCATGTCGAAG ATCATCAACGAGTGCAACACTCAGGTGGGAAAGatgagacagatggaggagctgaTCCACGTCTCTCAGACGCTGGAGTTCGACAAGCTCAAG GCCATCCCGATCATCTCTCAAAACCGGTTCCTGGAGAAGAAGGGCGAGCTGCAGGAGATGTCCAAAGGTGGAACCATTTTCAACATGAGGGCCAAGTTCACTCCcgtccacctcttcctcttcaacGACCTGCTCGTCATCGCCGTCAAGAAGGG TGCGGAGCGTTTTGTGGTCATGGACCACGCCCACCGCTCTctggtgcagctgcagcctATGGACGAAGGCGggagcggcggcggcagcagcggcagcggcagcggccCCTATGACAACTGCTTCAATCTCACCCTGCTGGAGAACCACCAGGGGCGAATGATGGAGCGACTCTTCAAAGCGCCCTCCCA GTCAGACATGCATCGGTGGATGGCGGCGTTCCCAAACCCCACCAAAATGGCCACCGATGAAGACGAAGTGATTTATGAAGACTGGG actgtcCTCAGGTGCAGTGTGTGGAGCAGTACATCGCCCAGCAGGCGGACGAGCTCACCCTGGAGCCCACTGAGATCGTGAACATCATCCGCAAAACCAACGAAG gcTGGTACGAAGGCAGCCGCCTGTCAGACGGGGAGAAGGGCTGGTTCCCCGTGGGAAACGTCATAGAGATCACCAACGAGCACATGCGGCGGCGAAACCTCCGAGAACGCTACAGGGTCATTCAGGCCGCGAGCATGGTCTCCACCACCAAGACCCGCACCCTCACTTAA
- the arhgef15b gene encoding rho guanine nucleotide exchange factor 15 isoform X1, with protein sequence MSVQEVSRSQTLPPALKPEAKQRPEIPPKPSSQTDSPPPGDRGDGTSISSGKVKRIVHKFSRQDSESEEAEERPNGTSEFTPIKRLKRPPTIKPKPGRCSLQLPIKAEQAPPLPMKRSRILKKPTKSVGGDEGVGVEGGRSAPDGKEVDLQLIGGGDAEAAHGPDTPLSPGCDPGCGCVCHRQRPGMKLIWVPVEVDDGEEEEEEEEVGGEEEDETDVEEQTGEEGEEYEEIELDRDGQDEDAFSEPDETDMPNMKQEKSKFNHSLDILIGDGFRRRSDPGPPIVLASLAVTRSQSPPVPPKQTKSPPVHQTPLQEEEEEDNIYEATLPFFNPAPKNTAPVSKELDIPLIKVLKPAPRSKLSYSTSDPTSEFQMKAEPKDVPPAIPPRMPVIPDSHCLSPMHRVGIPLPQPTLEEWRALRPSSPSGLQRAITPPLQPHRPPPPPPNTDPRRLSSASMQSLTKREAEENGGHEGDKDDLMEELNNSLRRESLFSWESRLQDEPLYQTYRASVINKEIRRQTVCRNISKASVDFAMDLTARRSGAGAGAGAGSGPPRGSPVAPPHQSTLWQDLPTVRDSGVLETLTPEQCKYQESMFEVLTSEASYLRSLRVLIENFRDSRELEDTMIIRDTKTLFSNILRVREVSERFLKDLEERIFEDLVFPDICDIIHYHAQHKFPAYIDYVRNQIYQEKTFTALMKNNVAFAGVITRLQESPQCQRLPFMSFLLLPFQRITRIKMLTENILKRTKEGTKEEEAASKALDSMSKIINECNTQVGKMRQMEELIHVSQTLEFDKLKAIPIISQNRFLEKKGELQEMSKGGTIFNMRAKFTPVHLFLFNDLLVIAVKKGSAERFVVMDHAHRSLVQLQPMDEGGSGGGSSGSGSGPYDNCFNLTLLENHQGRMMERLFKAPSQSDMHRWMAAFPNPTKMATDEDEVIYEDWDCPQVQCVEQYIAQQADELTLEPTEIVNIIRKTNEGWYEGSRLSDGEKGWFPVGNVIEITNEHMRRRNLRERYRVIQAASMVSTTKTRTLT encoded by the exons ATGTCTGTCCAGGAAGTGTCCCGGAGTCAGACGCTGCCTCCAGCTCTCAAACCCGAGGCCAAGCAAAGGCCGGAGATCCCCCCCAAGCCCTCATCTCAAACCGACTCCCCCCCTCCGGGAGACAGAGGTGACGGTACGAGCATCTCCTCCGGGAAAGTCAAAAGGATTGTACACAAGTTCAGCAGGCAGGACTCTGAgtcagaggaagcagaagagcGACCCAACGGTACCTCGGAGTTCACACCGATCAAGCGGCTCAAGAGGCCGCCGACAATAAAGCCCAAACCCGGCCGCTGCAGCCTGCAGCTTCCGATAAAGGCGGAGCAGGCTCCTCCGCTCCCCATGAAGAGGAGTCGCATCCTGAAGAAACCGACGAAGAGCGTGGGAGGAGACGAGGGCGTCGGCGTGGAGGGAGGCCGATCAG CGCCTGATGGAAAGGAGGTGGATctgcagctgattggaggaggtGACGCGGAGGCTGCGCACGGCCCGGACACGCCCCTCAGTCCCGGCTGTGACCCGGGCTGCGGCTGCGTGTGCCACCGCCAGCGGCCTGGCATGAAACTGATATGGGTGCCGGTGGAAGTGGAtgatggtgaggaggaggaggaggaggaggaggtcggaggcgaggaggaggatgagactGATGTGGAGGAGCAgacgggggaggagggggaggagtaTGAGGAGATAGAGCTGGACAGGGACGGTCAGGACGAGGACGCGTTTTCGGAGCCCGATGAGACAGACATGCCAAACATGAAACAAGAGAAGTCGAAGTTCAACCACTCTCTGGACATTTTGATCGGCGATGGTTTCAGGCGGCGGTCGGACCCCGGGCCCCCCATTGTCCTCGCCTCTCTCGCTGTCACTCGCTCCCAGTCCCCGCCTGTTCCCCCAAAACAAACTAAGTCGCCCCCGGTCCACCAAACACCtctgcaagaagaagaagaagaagacaataTTTACGAGGCCACGCTTCCATTTTTCAACCCTGCTCCTAAAAATACAGCACCTGTGTCCAAGGAACTGGATATTCCTCTTATCAAGGTACTCAAACCGGCGCCTCGGTCTAAACTGTCCTACAGCACCTCAGACCCTACGTCCGAGTTTCAGATGAAGGCCGAACCGAAAGACGTGCCGCCCGCCATCCCGCCGAGGATGCCGGTGATTCCCGACAGCCACTGCCTCTCGCCGATGCACCGAGTCGGGATTCCTCTCCCCCAGCCCACCCTGGAGGAGTGGCGGGCCCTGCGCCCTTCCTCGCCCAGCGGCCTCCAACGAGCCATCACTCCGCCCCTGCAGCCGCACAGACCCCCGCCACCGCCACCAAACACAGACCCCCGGAGGCTCAGCAGCGCCTCCATGCAGTCCCTCACGAAGAGAG aAGCAGAGGAGAATGGAGGACATGAAGGAGATAAAGACGACCTAATGGAAGAACT GAACAACTCCCTCAGGAGGGAGTCTTTGTTCAGCTGGGAGTCCCGTCTGCAGGATG AGCCTCTTTACCAAACGTACCGCGCCAGTGTCATCAACAAGGAGATCCGACGGCAGACCGTTTGCCGTAACATCAGTAAGGCCAGCGTGGACTTTGCCATGGATCTGACGGCCCGTCGCTCCGGGGCCGGGGCCGGGGCCGGAGCAGGAAGCGGACCCCCCAGGGGCAGCCCTGTGGCCCCGCCCCATCAGAGCACTCTGTGGCAGGACCTGCCGACAGTGAGGGACAGCGGCGTGTTGGAGACACTCACCCCCGAGCAGTGCAAGTACCAGGAG AGCATGTTTGAGGTCCTGACGTCGGAGGCCTCGTACCTTCGATCCCTGCGCGTCCTGATCGAGAACTTCCGGGACAGCCGCGAGCTGGAGGACACCATGATCATCCGGGACACAAAGACTCTGTTCTCCAACATCCTGAGGGTCAGGGAGGTCAGCGAGAG GTTCCTGAAAGACCTGGAGGAGCGCATATTCGAGGACCTGGTCTTCCCCGACATCTGTGACATCATCCACTACCACGCCCAGCACAAGTTCCCCGCCTACATCGACTACGTCCGCAACCAGATCTACCAAGAAAAGACCTTCACTGCTCTCAT GAAGAACAACGTGGCGTTCGCCGGCGTCATCACTCGTCTCCAGGAGTCGCCGCAGTGCCAGCGGCTGCCCTTCATGTCCTTCCTGCTGCTCCCCTTCCAGCGCATAACGCGAATCAAAATGCTCACAGAG AACATCCTGAAGAGGACAAAGGAGGGGAcgaaagaggaggaggcggcctCCAAGGCTTTGGATTCCATGTCGAAG ATCATCAACGAGTGCAACACTCAGGTGGGAAAGatgagacagatggaggagctgaTCCACGTCTCTCAGACGCTGGAGTTCGACAAGCTCAAG GCCATCCCGATCATCTCTCAAAACCGGTTCCTGGAGAAGAAGGGCGAGCTGCAGGAGATGTCCAAAGGTGGAACCATTTTCAACATGAGGGCCAAGTTCACTCCcgtccacctcttcctcttcaacGACCTGCTCGTCATCGCCGTCAAGAAGGG TAGTGCGGAGCGTTTTGTGGTCATGGACCACGCCCACCGCTCTctggtgcagctgcagcctATGGACGAAGGCGggagcggcggcggcagcagcggcagcggcagcggccCCTATGACAACTGCTTCAATCTCACCCTGCTGGAGAACCACCAGGGGCGAATGATGGAGCGACTCTTCAAAGCGCCCTCCCA GTCAGACATGCATCGGTGGATGGCGGCGTTCCCAAACCCCACCAAAATGGCCACCGATGAAGACGAAGTGATTTATGAAGACTGGG actgtcCTCAGGTGCAGTGTGTGGAGCAGTACATCGCCCAGCAGGCGGACGAGCTCACCCTGGAGCCCACTGAGATCGTGAACATCATCCGCAAAACCAACGAAG gcTGGTACGAAGGCAGCCGCCTGTCAGACGGGGAGAAGGGCTGGTTCCCCGTGGGAAACGTCATAGAGATCACCAACGAGCACATGCGGCGGCGAAACCTCCGAGAACGCTACAGGGTCATTCAGGCCGCGAGCATGGTCTCCACCACCAAGACCCGCACCCTCACTTAA
- the LOC133949988 gene encoding uncharacterized protein LOC133949988 — translation MALLFWFGMAFVLLPAKSDDIPDGAHSTECRECYFVVTVDVSFTGEELHFEAVDETGVYPITQQYSAKCGYTVSVLPQSRQVELRASYFSCHTHNKDDDVFTFNFNLISNHEGKEVTYALKKTCTPSLPWSPREVTCETNYMEVSVSSELACPSGETSDDWKPAPAAPDWQVMFHRAEEPLTPMNLSVAREQGYSIDMTERRIVFRTPYGQPHSSSLEVNGVPVEVVHATLFSKQSWVFIIVDLVAACSMHEGSYHDSGYMVWETPELPNPLQSGLNNTQVNIGVGGELVQQPAAEERGFIVEKHNGRVEISIPYNAEGGYRKSFVSGGLYEFYVFNLYLEQIFVTKDHEKTRQRYHRTLASALLPLHVFTVDQTVDEEPTFSVYLGDVPDDIELSAVELNGHRCDAPFKNTSGHSVIEVFHPNNTHGYTLKVPFDDPVVLHQFSKEDEAMKHILEVNYTLTILPENEPYFHLTSVMALSDVAPPEIDTVCSESGILFKLDHRPFDYLWHISIGSDLLTPELATQQGYILTNDSQSLRLEVPLFTHGYVYEDFSLKGFTGTFEMLVKDRETSEVLSSAVKTCPFTATEFIVCSSDGKMTVVADLSLASLGGGIPARSNLLSTYCGPKEADDTRALFSFPLNSCGSTVKLFKERVTYQNEIIYSKRHFSESKVDSEPITERLIVQCVYPLAGLHRLFSVHKFESDTPGVGKILHTSQSTAESQETTTVKPSTERRTTPAARRTTRALAVFQPAHRPNAQYIRIYPFQKYSIIKGLQELYKPN, via the exons ATGGCTTTGCTGTTTTGGTTTGG CATGGCCTTTGTGTTGTTGCCTGCGAAATCGGACGACATCCCAGACG GAGCTCACAGTACGGAGTGTCGTGAGTGCTACTTCGTGGTGACTGTTGACGTCTCGTTCACTGGAGAGGAACTTCACTTTGAGGCCGTCG ATGAAACGGGCGTGTACCCCATCACTCAGCAGTATTCAGCCAAGTGTGGCTACACTGTCAGTGTTCTCCCTCAAAGCCGCCAAGTGGAGCTCCGAGCCTCCTACTTCAGCTGTCACACTCACAACAAA GATGATGACGTTTTCACATTCAACTTCAACCTGATTTCAAACCATGAAGGAAAGGAGGTCACCTATGCCTTGAAGAAAACCTGTACTCCCTCTCTGCCCTGGTCTCCCAGGGAAGTTACCTGTGAGACCAACTACATGGAA GTGTCTGTGAGCAGTGAGTTGGCCTGTCCATCTGGAGAGACGAGTGATGATTGGAAGCCT gctccagctgctccagacTGGCAGGTGATGTTTCACAGAGCGGAGGAGCCGTTGACACCCATGAACCTCTCTGTAGCTCGTGAGCAGGGCTACTCGATTGACATGACGGAGAGACGTATTGTATTTCGTACGCCATATGGACAACCTCACTCATCCAGTCTGGAG GTGAACGGTGTTCCAGTCGAGGTCGTCCACGCAACTCTGTTCTCCAAACAAAGCTGGGTTTTCATCATTGTGGACCTCGTGGCTGCTTGCTCCATGC ATGAAGGATCGTATCATGACAGTGGATACATGGTGTGGGAGACTCCTGAACTGCCGAACCCGCTGCAGTCTGGTCTGAACAACACACAGGTCAACATCGGGGTCGGGGGTGAACTTGTGCAGCAGCccgctgcagaggagaggggcTTCATTGTGGAGAAGCACAACGGCAGAGTGGAGATCAGCATCCCCTATAATGCTGAAGGAGGATACAGGAAG AGCTTTGTGTCTGGTGGCCTCTACGAGTTTTACGTCTTCAACCTCTACTTGGAGCAAATCTTTGTGACTAAGGATCACGAAAAGACCAGACAGAGGTATCACAGGACGCTGGCCAGTGCCTTGCTGCCGCTCCACGTCTTCACTGTAGACCAAACTGTTGATGAAGAGCCCACGTTCAGCGTCTACCTCGGCGACGTCCCTGATGACATTGAGCTGTCTGCAGTCGAGCTGAATGGCCACAGGTGTGACGCTCCCTTTAAAAATACCAGCGGCCACAGCGTCATCGAAGTCTTTCATCCCAACAACACCCATGGCTACACTCTGAAGGTGCCTTTCGATGACCCTGTTGTCCTACATCAG TTCTCTAAAGAAGATGAAGCTATGAAGCACATACTGGAAGTCAACTACACACTGACCATTCTGCCTGAGAATGAGCCGTATTTCCACCTGACCTCAGTCATGGCACTATCGGACGTCG ctcctccagagatTGACACAGTCTGTTCCGAATCTGGAATCCTCTTCAAACTGGACCACCGGCCTTTCGACTACCTGTGGCACATCAGTATCGGCTCTGACCTGCTGACGCCAGAACTGGCAACCCAGCAGGGCTACATCCTGACCAACGATAGCCAGAGTCTGCGGCTCGAGGTGCCGCTCTTCACTCATGGATACGTGTACGAG GACTTTAGTTTGAAGGGCTTCACTGGTACTTTTGAGATGTTGGTGAAGGATCGTGAAACATCAGAGGTCCTGAGTTCAGCCGTCAAGACTTGTCCATTCACTGCTACTGAATTTATAG TGTGTTCCAGTGACGGCAAGATGACTGTGGTGGCCGACTTGTCTCTGGCCAGCCTGGGTGGAGGAATCCCTGCTAGATCCAACCTCCTGAGCACGTACTGTGGACCCAAAGAAGCAGACGACACCAGGGCTCTGTTCTCTTTCCCCCTCAACAGCTGTGGATCCACAGTCAAG cttttcaaGGAGAGGGTGACCTATCAAAATGAGATTATCTACAGCAAGAGGCACTTCAGTGAGAGCAAGGTGGATTCAGAGCCGATTACCGAgag GTTGATAGTGCAGTGTGTGTACCCTCTGGCTGGGCTGCACCGCCTCTTCTCTGTGCACAAGTTTGAGTCTGACACGCCCGGTGTCGGCAAAATCCTACACACTTCCCAGTCCACCGCAG AATCTCAAGAGACCACCACCGTCAAGCCGAGTACAGAACGCCGAACCACACCAGCTGCCAGAAGGACAACCAGAGCACTTGCAGTTTTCCAGCCTGCTCACCGACCGAATGCTCAATACATCAGAATTTATCCATTTCAGAAATATTCAATAATAAAAG GACTTCAGGAGCTTtacaaaccaaactga